From the Lactuca sativa cultivar Salinas chromosome 9, Lsat_Salinas_v11, whole genome shotgun sequence genome, the window TATTAagattgtttttgtttatttatatagATCATTTGGTGTATTATGTCGAATTCTAGTGTTATTGATGGTGATTTGTATTCTTCTATGAGTGAgagtgaagaagaagatgttgagAACTCATTTTTTGAAGGTATTAGTTATTgaattattttattgtttttaattttgttgattatcatttatttacatatgaatatgttaatatgaataaattgttgtcttattcatatatgaatcaaTGTGTGATAATTGTAATTtcgaatttattatttttttcgttttattcatatatgaataaattatgttttatttacatatgaatatgttaaaatgaataaattgttgtcttattcatatatgaataaacgtGTATTAATTGTAATTtcgaatttattatttttttcgttttattcatatatgaataagttatgttttattttatatattttgaatccTCATGAATTTtacgtattcatatatgaatgttttattcatatatgaatgttttttgttttatttatatgagttatatttattcatatatattattgttttatTCATGCATTATTATTTTAGGTGGTGAATCTTCAAGTTCAGTACATGATGCATAATATTTTGATGATATAATTGGAGAACATGTCTATAAGCCAGATGTACCTGTTCAACTTATTCCTTTTAAGGGTTTAATCTTCAAATCATTAAAATTGGCTATCAAAATGTATTCTGAGTATGCTGAAATTGGTGGTTTTGATGTTAGACTGGGCACACAGTCAAGGTTTGATAACAAGATTATAAAGAAGAAACATGTTATATGTAATCGTGGTGGTAAACAGAAAAAGAAATCTTGTGACACATTAGGTACAAGTGGTGTTAGGAGGAAACGAAATTCAAATTCAAGAGCTATTGGTTGTCAAGCAAAGATTATATTTGAATCTGTGTATGGAACTCCAAATGATAAAGTTTTTCAGTTTGATGAACTTCACAACCATCCACTTGAGAAGAGAAGCGATTTAAAAAAGGcgagacaaatgtcatattcagaAAAAGAGTTTATTGTGCGTGcttccacatcaaaaataggtccaACTATGGCTCATAAGTTGAGGGCAAGTCTGAGAGGTGGGTATGAGTTTGTAAAGCCCAAAGTAGTTGACTATAAAAATTTAAGGAGAGATATCAACAGGGTTATTGGTTATAAAGATGCCCAAATGAGAGTAAACACAATGAATGACCGTCGAGCTCAATATCCAAATTACTCATTTGAGTTTAATTGTCAAGATGATGTTTTGGACTGTATGTTTTGGGTTGATGAAATGGAGAAGGCATATTATGCTGAATTTGGTGATGTTATCTCGTTTGATGCGACTTTCCGAACAAACAAGTTATTTTATCTACTTTTGTTTAtagcttattcatatatgaatatttttatattcACGTATTAATACATCAAAAATTGAatctaatgaacatttttttgtgtGTTAGGTATCGAATGGTTTTTGTTCCGTTTACTGCTATTGACCATCATAAAAAATCGGTTACTGTTGGATCTGGGTTGCTAAGCAATGaaagcattgagtcttactcttgGTTGCTTAAAGCATTTCTTAAAACTCATGGGAAAGAACCAACACTTGTTTTAACTGATCAAGATGCTGCAATAAAACAAGCTGTTGAGAATGTGTTTCGTAATTCAAAGCACCGATTATGTATGTGGCATAtaatgaaaaagttgaaaaaaaaagtattattttaatatatttcaaatATACTTATTAGTATATTCATTTATGGATATTGATTGTTATTttacttattattatttattcatttatgaatatttttgttttaatacaGATATCAGATGATTTATTTACAAACACAGACTTTAGAAAAAGGTTTTCGAAGCTTGTTTGGGACATTAATATGAAACCTGATGTTTTTGAGGTGAAGTGAGGTTTTCTTATGAAGGAATTCAATCTTGAAGACACAAGATGGTTTAAAGACATGTTTACAATACGTGATTCATGGATGCCTGGATATTTTAGTGATATTCTAATGTGTGGTTTGATGTAGACTACATCGAGGTCAGAGAGTATGAACTCATTTTTTAATACATATTCAGAAAGTGGGAACTTACTTTTGAATTTCATGATGAATTACGACACTGCCATTCAAAAGCAAAGGAATACTCAACGAGAGTTTGATAGGGCATCAAAGAAAGCATCATATAAAATGCAAACACCTCGAGAAATAGAACTGCAAGCTTCAAAGGTTTATACAAGTACATTATTTTTTGAGGTgcaaaaagaaatatataaaGCATGTTTTTTCTGTACGTACTTATATGTTGGTATTGAAGATGGTTGGGAAGTTTACATTGTGCAGCACAAAAAcagtaaaagtgattttaaaaatgGATTTAAAGTAATTTTACTTGTTTATTATGAAAAAtgtaataatattcatatatgaatatgataatattcatatatgaatatcaatattcatatatgaatattatatgaatatatgaatatatatgaGTGTTGATATGAGTATTCTTATATGAATGTAAATGTgtaaattttgtttttgtatcAAGTTGAAATAAAAGCTGAAGAGAAAGAAATAAATTGCAGTTGTGAACATTTTAAGTGTATGGGTGTTTTATGCAGACATGCTTTTACAATAATGATGAGATGTGGTGTTAAAGAAATTCTTGAAATGTACATTTTGAAGAGATGGAGAAAGGATGTGATATCAAGAAATTATCATTTTAGTTCTGTTCAATCTGATTCAGGTGATTGTGAGAATGTAAAGCTAGTCAATGATTCATATTATAGTTTTGAATCATGTTTGGATATTGTAAGAGATGACAAAAAGAGATTGGCTTTGTTTGTTGAGAAACAACAAATGTTGTTGAAGGAATTTGAGAGTGATTATATTTCTCCTGGATTGAAAAGCAAGACACATGGTGAAGTCGTATGCAAGCTTTTGGGTGTTACTATACCTATTCCAGAAGAGATTAATATTCATGTTCCTGAAGTTCAAAGCAATAAAGGTTCTGGAATCAAGAAAAGAATTCCAAGTGTAGGTGAAGTAGCATATGAAAATTCTAAAAAAGAACATAGAATGTGTTCAGGATGTGGAAAGCGAGTTCCACACAATTTACGTACTTGTCCAGAAAGAGTTGGAGCTGCTAAATCAGCAAAAGACAGTTAgggattttttttattcatttatgaatatatgcaaataaaaacaataaacaataatattcatgtatgaataatacatatttatattgatatggtaaattgatatgttgatatttgttttttaaattactataaaataagttatattgatattgtaaattatttataaatgaatataaatatgtgaaatttgttatactaataaataagtaATATTCATATCTAAACTTTTTTATGTTAATATCTGAACTTTGTTATACTAACATATTACTTTGaacttattcataaatgaatatatcatattcgtattcatttatgaataaataaaaataaattttgaaaatatttaaatataaaaaaatgacaTAAATAAGCAAACTTGTTTCTACTAATAAGTTAgttatatattcatatatgaaatttgttatattcatatatgaactttgTTATACTGACATATTACTCCTAATTTAATCATAAATGAAGATATCATAttcgtattcatttatgaataaacataaataaactttgaaaatatttaaatataaaaaactaACAGAAATAAGCGAAATTGTTTCTATtacataatcattcaacacaagataataaaagttgttcataagcATTTCACAAAATATTAAAACGATGTTCAACAATATTTAACAAACCATTTAAAACTTGTTTCGTAGAATTATCTTACATGTACTTCAA encodes:
- the LOC128129237 gene encoding protein FAR1-RELATED SEQUENCE 5-like; translated protein: MYSEYAEIGGFDVRLGTQSRFDNKIIKKKHVICNRGGKQKKKSCDTLGTSGVRRKRNSNSRAIGCQAKIIFESVYGTPNDKVFQFDELHNHPLEKRSDLKKARQMSYSEKEFIVRASTSKIGPTMAHKLRASLRGGYEFVKPKVVDYKNLRRDINRVIGYKDAQMRVNTMNDRRAQYPNYSFEFNCQDDVLDCMFWVDEMEKAYYAEFGDVISFDATFRTNKYRMVFVPFTAIDHHKKSVTVGSGLLSNESIESYSWLLKAFLKTHGKEPTLVLTDQDAAIKQAVENVFRNSKHRLCMWHIMKKLKKKISDDLFTNTDFRKRFSKLVWDINMKPDVFETTSRSESMNSFFNTYSESGNLLLNFMMNYDTAIQKQRNTQREFDRASKKASYKMQTPREIELQASKMVGKFTLCSTKTVKVILKMDLKHAFTIMMRCGVKEILEMYILKRWRKDVISRNYHFSSVQSDSGDCENVKLVNDSYYSFESCLDIVRDDKKRLALFVEKQQMLLKEFESDYISPGLKSKTHGEVVCKLLGVTIPIPEEINIHVPEVQSNKGSGIKKRIPSVGEVAYENSKKEHRMCSGCGKRVPHNLRTCPERVGAAKSAKDS